The DNA segment AATTTCATCCCTTGCTGGTCCATTTGCCCATCGGCTTCCTGGTGCTATTGGGCTTGTTGGAATGGCTGGCGTTGCGTCCGGGCGGGCGGCGGCTTCACGACGCCAACCGCTTGATCCTGCTCCTCACGATTCCCGCCGCGCTGCTCAGTATCGTGCTGGGCTGGCTCATGGCGGAGAACCAGCACTACGACCCGCGCCTTTTATTTCGGCATCGCTGGCTCGGCACCGCGACGGGCGGGGCGATCCTCCTGCTTTGGGCCATCCGGCAACGCGGTTGGTTCACCGCGTATCGTCGCGGTCTGTTCGCCACGTTGATTCTGCTCGGCATCGCCAGTCACTACGGCGGTTCGCTCACGCACGGAAGCGATTTTCTCTCCTGGCCGAAAAAACGCGCGACCGTCACGCCGCCGCGTTCAACGGAAGACCTGCTGGCGCAACCGGCTTACGCCACCCTGATTCAACCGCTGTTCAACAATTACTGCACCGGCTGTCACGGCGAAACGAAAGCCAAAGGCGGCTTGCGGCTCGACAGTTCCGAACACGTACTGAAGGGCGGCGATTCCGGCTCGCTCTTCGAGCCGGCGGAAGGCGCGCCAACATTGATCGGCTGGCACCTCAATCTCCCGGATGATGACGACGATCACATGCCGCCCGAGGGCAAACCGCAATTTTCGCCCGCCCAATTGGCGGTGCTGAATTGGTGGCTTGCGACGGACAAACAGACCCAGCCCGTCACGTTGCGCGAGCTTCATCCCAGCTCCGAAATGTTGCAAACCATCCGGACCAGCTTGTCCGCGAACGCCCCGTGAGTCGGCGACCGGCCCGGTTTTTCCCATTTGAATTTATGTTGCACAGCGAACTAATTCCCGCCCCGGAACGCGGGTCGAAACACTTGATGATCATGTTGCACGGCCTGGGCGATAGCCTTGAAGGTTATCGCTGGCTGCCGGAGGCGCTGCAGTTGCCGTGGCTGAACTATTTATTGGTCAACGCGCCGGATGAATACTACGGCGGCTACTCCTGGTTTGATCTTGATGGCGACCGCGTCCCTACGATTCACCGCAGCCGCCGGTTGCTGTTCGAACTGCTCGACGCCCAACGCGATCAGGGTTTCCCGACCGAACAAACCGTCGTGGGCGGATTTTCGCAAGGCTGCTTGATGACGCTGGAAGCCGGACTGCATTACCCGCATCGGTTCGCGGGATTGGTCGGCATCAGCGGATGGATTTCCGAGTTGGACCTGGTGCTGAGCCAGTTGCCGCCGTTGGCTAAACAGCAGCGCTTCCTGGTCACACACGGCACGCATGATCCGGTGGTCCCCTGCGACATCACGCGAAAGCAGGTCAAACGCGGTCAGGAAGCGGGCTTGAATCTCGAATGGCACGAATTCCAGAAACCGCACACCATCGCGGGCGAAGAGGAGCTGCGGGTGATCCGTAAATTCATTCAGGCGGGAGCCGGCAAAACCA comes from the Verrucomicrobiia bacterium genome and includes:
- a CDS encoding serine esterase: MLHSELIPAPERGSKHLMIMLHGLGDSLEGYRWLPEALQLPWLNYLLVNAPDEYYGGYSWFDLDGDRVPTIHRSRRLLFELLDAQRDQGFPTEQTVVGGFSQGCLMTLEAGLHYPHRFAGLVGISGWISELDLVLSQLPPLAKQQRFLVTHGTHDPVVPCDITRKQVKRGQEAGLNLEWHEFQKPHTIAGEEELRVIRKFIQAGAGKTS